From Chloroflexota bacterium, the proteins below share one genomic window:
- a CDS encoding DNRLRE domain-containing protein translates to MKKLVMAIAIGFFSGLACFICLALPGVAQNHLLPSEVSGRKAVLALSAPEAITFQQGVSPTLSYAGVTDTYIYAYRPSDNYGGYINLTLSYDYSYRVLLRFDLSEYIPTTAVVTRARLELYVYNAINTGVTNYIDAYEILRPWEEMQATWNNATSSQAWEKPGCDGASDRSLDRVAQAQFRSWPGWQVWENDPLKNLVQRWVSNPSTNHGVILIGVGEPLNDRQFWYLTSSQNAAPLSRPKLEVVYYVPIPTATPTRSPTPTPSSTPTPSRTPTPTEIITGGEVAGMAWRDENGNRVCDPDELPLSDVTILLKNADHIEIERQTTLWDGSYRFVDLESGSYIVTREDPAGHICTWPIAGSYAFYLAFGQRLTGLDFGFSPLPTVTPTPTQSPMPTPTFTPTYTPTFTPTQTKTPTATPTDTPSGMPTQTPTASPTITLTPTPFDTPSGTIHDPIPIVCEAMYHGNTAGHLAFIQDYGTCGAGVIGPEVVYVFQASYAMNYLSINLDTEADLTLFLLASANPRDCMSTGGSVTVVDVVPGTVYYIVVDGFEVGSYTLEVHCHPPPVHTPTPTLTPTFTPTSGPSPTPTCTPTLGGPSVIYLPLIHKPRIEILVNCGSESNYIDSVGQFWSADQPYAVGKWGYVGESSDFSVPVFKNINNTSDPTLYQTARWGLDFGYQFDVPNGIYQVELHFAELYFRSAGRRLFEIIIEGQTKLREFDIFAAAGGAFTAHVRTFEVIVSDGHLNVDLVHGSADYPMINALKVTRQ, encoded by the coding sequence ATGAAAAAACTAGTGATGGCTATTGCAATAGGTTTCTTTTCTGGTTTGGCATGTTTTATCTGCTTAGCACTGCCGGGGGTAGCGCAGAACCACTTGCTTCCCTCAGAGGTCAGTGGTAGAAAGGCAGTTCTAGCTCTCTCCGCTCCTGAGGCCATCACTTTTCAGCAGGGCGTCTCCCCTACACTCTCATATGCAGGGGTAACCGATACATATATCTATGCCTATAGGCCTAGCGATAATTATGGCGGGTACATTAACTTAACGCTTAGTTATGATTATAGTTATAGGGTATTGCTGCGCTTTGACCTGTCTGAATACATTCCTACCACTGCGGTGGTGACCCGGGCCCGGTTGGAACTCTATGTCTACAATGCGATCAATACAGGAGTCACGAACTATATAGATGCCTATGAGATCCTCCGGCCGTGGGAGGAAATGCAGGCTACCTGGAACAATGCGACATCCAGCCAGGCTTGGGAAAAACCTGGATGCGATGGAGCGAGTGATCGGTCTTTAGATCGTGTTGCACAGGCCCAATTTCGTTCTTGGCCAGGGTGGCAGGTATGGGAAAATGATCCATTGAAGAACCTCGTGCAACGCTGGGTTTCCAATCCATCTACCAACCATGGGGTGATTCTGATTGGGGTTGGTGAGCCCCTTAATGACCGACAATTTTGGTATCTAACATCGTCGCAGAATGCTGCTCCTTTATCCCGCCCCAAATTGGAGGTGGTCTATTATGTACCAATACCGACTGCCACGCCTACGCGCTCCCCAACTCCTACTCCATCAAGCACTCCCACTCCTTCTAGGACGCCTACGCCAACCGAGATTATCACGGGAGGCGAAGTGGCCGGGATGGCATGGAGGGATGAGAATGGCAATCGCGTGTGCGATCCGGATGAGTTACCCCTATCTGATGTTACCATTTTGCTTAAGAATGCAGATCATATAGAAATTGAAAGGCAAACAACATTGTGGGATGGGAGCTACCGGTTCGTTGATCTGGAAAGTGGCAGCTATATCGTGACTAGGGAAGATCCCGCAGGGCACATTTGCACCTGGCCAATAGCAGGCTCGTATGCGTTTTATCTGGCCTTTGGACAACGGCTTACCGGCCTAGATTTTGGCTTTTCCCCATTGCCAACGGTCACTCCGACGCCCACGCAGTCCCCTATGCCTACACCCACTTTTACGCCAACCTATACACCTACCTTCACGCCGACACAAACGAAGACGCCTACTGCTACGCCAACGGATACGCCCTCAGGCATGCCAACGCAGACACCAACGGCATCGCCCACTATTACGCTTACACCAACTCCTTTTGACACACCTAGTGGAACGATTCACGATCCCATTCCCATCGTTTGTGAAGCAATGTACCATGGCAATACGGCTGGTCACCTTGCATTTATCCAGGATTATGGAACTTGTGGAGCTGGGGTTATAGGGCCAGAAGTCGTTTATGTTTTTCAGGCTAGTTACGCGATGAATTACCTTAGTATCAACTTGGATACTGAAGCGGACCTGACCCTGTTTCTATTAGCCAGTGCCAACCCTCGAGATTGTATGAGTACAGGGGGATCCGTTACGGTAGTGGATGTTGTCCCTGGAACTGTGTATTACATCGTGGTAGACGGTTTCGAGGTTGGCAGTTATACTTTGGAAGTGCATTGCCATCCTCCGCCGGTTCACACCCCCACACCTACCTTGACACCCACTTTCACGCCAACGTCAGGGCCTTCTCCAACACCCACATGTACTCCTACACTGGGTGGGCCTTCTGTTATCTATTTGCCCCTCATACACAAGCCCCGCATAGAAATCCTGGTAAACTGTGGTTCGGAGAGCAACTACATTGACTCTGTGGGGCAATTCTGGTCTGCTGATCAGCCATACGCTGTTGGCAAGTGGGGCTATGTAGGTGAATCTTCTGATTTCTCTGTCCCTGTCTTTAAGAACATAAACAACACAAGCGATCCAACTTTGTATCAGACAGCGCGTTGGGGATTGGATTTCGGCTATCAGTTCGATGTGCCGAATGGCATTTATCAGGTAGAGCTGCACTTTGCCGAGCTTTACTTTCGTAGTGCTGGCAGGCGACTCTTTGAGATTATCATCGAAGGACAGACCAAGCTCAGAGAATTCGATATCTTTGCTGCTGCGGGGGGAGCCTTTACCGCGCATGTCAGAACATTCGAGGTAATAGTGAGCGATGGACATCTCAATGTAGATCTTGTGCATGGGTCGGCTGACTATCCCATGATTAATGCACTGAAAGTTACCAGACAGTAA
- a CDS encoding O-antigen ligase family protein codes for MTLQETLRRRLQSWLITGSKTQQAIATFILCLIVGVSGGALFAFLGPILAIALLVAVAGGLLMLRSTQLTFFAIVGVICLLPFAALPVPNIGFSPTLLDLVLLVLLVNWLFQVARKKQKQVIGSALALPIVLFMALACASFIIGLSYAPLTTNLLRHFVELLLSIFLFFVVINTVQSPKHLEHIITILILAGFAASLIGVVLYFLPQNLTIRLLSTLRVFRYPAGSDVLRFVEDNPDLPLRATSTSIDPNVLGGLLVIVAGVTVPQFLAHDPLPLFGRWLRWKGINWLVMPVLAVMLLCLLLTFSRGAMAGLGAALCILALLRYRKLLGFVLVVGLLILLLPQTQWYVQRFLAGLRGEDLATQMRFGEYKDALILISRYPWFGVGFAGAPDIDTYIGVSCVYLLIAEEMGLIGLAMFLFIMALVMIQILRSLQKITAFPRLESVLLGLFTALLGALFTGIFDHYFFNLNFQHAVTLFWLCVGLSIATTLLPDRQ; via the coding sequence GACACTTCAAGAAACTCTGCGCAGACGGTTGCAGTCCTGGCTGATTACGGGCAGCAAAACACAACAAGCTATTGCAACTTTCATCCTTTGTTTAATCGTTGGCGTGTCTGGTGGAGCACTGTTTGCTTTCCTTGGCCCTATACTCGCTATCGCCTTGTTGGTAGCAGTAGCAGGCGGCTTGCTCATGCTGCGCAGCACACAGCTCACATTTTTCGCCATCGTTGGGGTGATTTGTCTGCTGCCTTTCGCCGCTCTACCCGTCCCTAACATTGGCTTCTCACCCACGCTACTGGACTTGGTTCTTCTAGTCTTGTTGGTCAACTGGCTGTTCCAGGTAGCCCGCAAGAAACAAAAACAAGTCATTGGTTCTGCATTAGCCTTACCCATCGTCCTTTTTATGGCTCTGGCCTGCGCGTCATTCATTATCGGCCTATCCTATGCTCCCCTCACTACCAATCTATTACGCCACTTTGTTGAATTGCTGCTGAGTATTTTCCTCTTTTTCGTGGTCATCAACACTGTGCAAAGTCCAAAGCACCTAGAGCACATCATCACCATCCTCATTCTGGCTGGCTTTGCAGCCTCATTGATCGGTGTAGTACTATACTTCCTACCTCAGAACTTGACCATCCGCCTGCTTTCGACTTTGCGCGTCTTCCGTTACCCCGCTGGGAGCGATGTACTGCGCTTTGTAGAAGACAACCCCGATCTGCCCCTGCGCGCTACGTCTACCTCGATAGACCCGAACGTTTTGGGAGGACTGCTAGTGATTGTAGCGGGGGTTACGGTACCCCAGTTTCTAGCACACGATCCCCTACCCTTATTTGGACGATGGCTACGCTGGAAAGGCATCAATTGGCTGGTGATGCCTGTGCTAGCAGTCATGCTGTTATGCCTCCTTTTGACGTTCTCACGCGGAGCAATGGCAGGACTAGGCGCTGCCCTCTGCATCTTGGCGCTGCTCCGCTATCGGAAATTGCTGGGATTTGTCCTGGTGGTGGGGTTGCTCATCCTGCTGTTGCCACAGACACAGTGGTATGTACAACGCTTTTTGGCAGGATTGCGTGGTGAAGATCTGGCGACGCAAATGCGCTTTGGCGAATACAAAGACGCTTTGATCCTCATCTCACGTTACCCGTGGTTTGGGGTGGGATTTGCCGGGGCTCCTGACATTGATACGTATATCGGCGTTTCCTGTGTTTATCTGCTGATAGCAGAGGAAATGGGCCTGATAGGATTGGCCATGTTTCTGTTTATCATGGCACTCGTGATGATCCAAATTCTGCGCAGCTTGCAGAAGATCACCGCTTTCCCTAGACTGGAGTCTGTGTTATTGGGACTGTTCACTGCGCTTCTGGGTGCACTGTTCACGGGGATATTCGACCATTACTTTTTTAACCTCAATTTCCAGCACGCGGTGACCCTGTTCTGGCTTTGTGTTGGGCTAAGCATTGCTACCACACTACTGCCCGATAGGCAATGA
- a CDS encoding DNRLRE domain-containing protein: MLFGVGSSNTAVAEDAPGIHPDSGAGVVSVVEQIDARLQGMAAGTVVMRISPPSVSVAKDDIFTVDIMVDAGDEDIIAVFMYLDFNPLYLRVVDASGNPTSTIEVNGALFDFVTKNTVDNATGQIDLWAGVAPGTPEPSGTFRVATIRFKALWGTGGASTPLVFVSRGGDPTAVYNLEGNEVLAGVQNGHITISGDTPPATPTPSPTPTRTHTSTPTLTPTRTATSTPTVTPTRTNTPTITPTPVGTPRTIVFQNGVWPNSLYSGIQDTYLDSWYPNVPRGSEIDLRLITDGARRPLVKFEFSPYLPYGARVVGAKLYVYAYYASHNEASTDVELYRVNRHWEEDTATWNSPWLLPGCAKIPEDHELMPAAIARVGRVESAGVWVEWDITPLVQEWVSGSVANEGVILIAPYQYHRHLYFRSSNVVDKARRPRVEVQYYEPLPTPTPTPTTTPTSTPTPTMTLTPTPVPGRIEGVVWNDLNGNGVKDAGEPGLAGAIVCLYDSAHPDPEPPIRDPILTGGYGSFSFEELPPRSYLLVVTAPANYIPTTPERMNILISSGVTVRVSFGAWIPTTATPTASPSPTATSTPTPTVTPSPIPSLTPTHTTRRQRIFLPIIFTY, translated from the coding sequence TTGTTGTTTGGTGTTGGCTCATCCAATACAGCGGTGGCTGAGGATGCCCCAGGAATCCATCCCGATTCTGGTGCTGGCGTAGTATCTGTCGTGGAACAGATTGATGCCAGGCTACAAGGTATGGCGGCAGGGACTGTGGTGATGAGGATTTCGCCGCCTTCTGTCTCAGTGGCGAAGGATGACATTTTCACCGTAGATATCATGGTGGATGCCGGGGATGAAGATATCATCGCGGTATTCATGTACCTCGACTTCAATCCCCTGTATCTGCGAGTGGTGGACGCTAGCGGGAATCCTACCAGCACGATTGAAGTGAACGGAGCTCTCTTTGATTTTGTTACGAAGAATACGGTGGACAATGCCACTGGCCAGATAGATTTATGGGCGGGTGTTGCTCCTGGGACTCCTGAGCCGAGTGGCACCTTTCGTGTGGCAACGATACGGTTCAAGGCGCTATGGGGTACGGGTGGGGCAAGCACGCCGTTGGTCTTTGTTTCACGGGGTGGTGACCCAACGGCAGTATATAATCTTGAAGGCAATGAGGTACTAGCGGGTGTACAAAATGGCCATATCACCATTAGCGGGGATACACCGCCTGCTACACCAACTCCTTCTCCCACTCCGACACGCACGCATACCAGCACGCCAACGCTCACGCCAACGCGCACTGCTACTAGCACGCCAACGGTCACGCCAACTCGTACCAATACACCAACGATTACACCGACTCCGGTAGGTACGCCACGCACCATTGTATTCCAGAACGGGGTATGGCCTAATTCATTGTACTCTGGAATACAAGATACGTATTTGGACTCCTGGTACCCTAATGTGCCAAGAGGAAGTGAGATTGACTTGCGTCTGATCACTGATGGCGCAAGACGGCCTTTGGTCAAGTTCGAATTTTCGCCTTATCTCCCTTATGGAGCGCGTGTAGTCGGAGCCAAACTGTATGTATATGCGTATTATGCCTCGCACAATGAAGCGTCCACAGATGTCGAGTTGTATCGCGTCAATCGCCATTGGGAAGAAGACACAGCTACCTGGAACAGCCCTTGGCTCCTTCCAGGTTGTGCGAAGATTCCTGAGGACCACGAGTTGATGCCCGCTGCGATAGCAAGAGTGGGAAGGGTGGAATCTGCAGGGGTTTGGGTAGAGTGGGATATTACGCCCTTGGTGCAGGAGTGGGTATCTGGATCAGTAGCAAACGAGGGTGTCATCCTGATTGCTCCGTACCAGTATCATCGGCATCTGTATTTCCGTTCTTCCAATGTCGTAGACAAAGCACGACGTCCGAGGGTGGAAGTGCAATACTATGAACCTCTGCCAACGCCGACTCCAACCCCTACGACTACTCCTACGAGCACTCCTACGCCAACAATGACGCTTACACCCACGCCAGTGCCAGGCAGAATCGAGGGAGTGGTCTGGAACGATCTGAACGGTAATGGAGTGAAGGACGCTGGAGAGCCAGGATTGGCTGGGGCTATTGTCTGCTTGTATGATTCTGCACATCCTGACCCAGAACCACCTATCCGAGACCCTATCTTGACCGGAGGGTATGGGTCGTTTTCCTTTGAGGAATTGCCACCACGCTCTTATCTATTGGTCGTGACTGCTCCTGCGAATTACATTCCCACCACCCCAGAAAGGATGAATATCCTGATCTCCAGTGGGGTCACTGTACGGGTTAGTTTCGGTGCTTGGATACCTACGACAGCAACGCCCACGGCAAGCCCTTCACCAACAGCTACCAGCACCCCCACACCAACTGTTACGCCATCGCCTATCCCTTCATTGACCCCCACGCACACTACCAGGCGGCAGCGGATCTTTCTCCCCATTATTTTTACTTACTAG